tggttttttttctcttttttggtaTTACATATATTTCTGATTACCACCACGTGATTCCTTACCAATCTACATTTGAAGTGATTTTGTGACTCTGAGCACAGAAAGTTGCATAGCAACAATCATGGGACTCAAAACTCAGGAAGACTTACTAAATCTCTGGGTAGAAGTTTTGCTTCTTGTTTGGATCATTTTATCATGTCAGGGACACCTTGAAACACCGGTTGAGGTTATTTTAGAAGATTATCTCTTTAGCAGGTATATCTTGGTCTTTAAGATAAGATGATCAAGAAAGTATTTGTAACTATGAGAAATAGTTTGaggtttaaaatattaaactgtAGGAGGTTTAAATTGTAAAGGTGTTATTATCACAGCAATTTTCTCTAGGTACATTTTAGGTTTGTTTTGAAAATACTCAAATGGAAATAGCTGGTAATGATGTCCTAGGCTGTACTCAGCACCATGGGACTACTTCAGGAACTTGTACCTCAGTGTCATAAAATATACTGATCTTCACTAACTGTCAAGGGAATTCATGGGGAGATGATGGCTTAGCTGACTTCAGAGAGGTGGGCAATAAcctgttcttattttctttttcttttccaagtaCATTGAACTTTCAACACTTTAGATATCACAAAGCCACTCATTTGGCAGTATTTTGCTGATGGTTGGGGGAAGCTGTTTTAAGCTCTTAGAACTTAGAACACATGGTTTTGGAATTTATTTTCTAAGTACAtgaattttcatatttaaaaaaaactagacTAAATCAGAGGGATAGATtggtattttgtttcttcttttaatgaTTATTCACACACATAAGATTAACTGGGGTGCTGCAGCTaccaattaattattttatactaGTATCCCATTCTATGAGCATGAAAATAGATAGTATTAATTTAAGTCAGAAAATGCTGAAACAGAGTAACTCTCTTTTGGGGCTTTCAGAAATTTAAGACCCCATGGAGGAAGTTTTTCACATCCATGCCCGTCTACGCGATAATTGTTGCCAACTTCTGCAGGAGCTGGACTTTTTATTTACTGCTCATCAGTCAGCCAGCTTATTTTGAGGAGGTTTTTGGATTTGAAATCAGCAAGGTATGTACAAATTCACCTTATTACAATATTAGATAATATTTGTACTTAAGTGAATAATCCTTTCTTTAGCCAAAAGTTTGTCTTCTAAACTTCATAATTTACTGccaggaagggtgtgtgtgtgtgtgtgtgtgtgtgtccacatccTACTCTATTTTGTTACAACTAGAAGTCTCTGCCTTCATGTAGCTTCCATTTCGAAGGGTCTGAACATCAATGCAGGATTTTCCCCACAAACAAATGTAACAGCCGTTAGTCTGAGGCAAGCAATCTGCTAACAAGAAAGGTCACCCATCCTAACGGAACTGTGTTTAGGTTACTACCAACCTCCTCTCCTTACATGTTCGCAGAGATCAGTCCAATTGAAAGATATACCTAGCAAATCCAAAGTCTGAAAATGTCCTTGTACTTTGTTCATCAAATTTACTCTAACAAGCATTCGCTGAGTCTATTATAGGACACTGTGTTATTCAATAGTAAAACAGAACTTCTCTCCCGAAATGCTTACAGCTTTGTAGTAGCAGACAGAACTCTTGTGTTACCAATTCACACGCACAAGGTGTGAGAGGCATATGTTAAatagacacaaaaataaaaaacatttccaGATTTTCTATAAGGAGAACTTGACTTTAATTACTCCTTTTGTATTAGAACTTGGAATGctggaagttttattttttttcatattcatgAATAATTTCATCTGGTAGACCAGATGGATAGTTATCATCATTTGTGTTCAGCTGATGGTAAAATAGAACTGAGGGTAATTATTGAAATCACCTAATGCTATCCTAACTATACTAACTAAGCTCAGGACATAGATTCATCATTTCTGCTTCAATTTCCATTAGTGTCATACATCAGGTGACCTGTATATCTCCTCACACACTTAGCAGCTCCGAGCTCTCTGCTGAGTCTCAAATCCATTTATCTTTGCTGGCAATAGTCTTGCCAGCTCTCCTTGTGTTGTTACATAAGTCCAGCTGGGCTTGGGCTGTTCATATTGTGTCTCTACTTGAAAGGCTATCTGAGAGCTAGGCTAGAGAAAGCCTGAGCCTGGCAGTTGCTGGCCTAAGAGCTCTTTTGAAGCGGCTGTTTCTAAGGAAACAGTTCCTCTCTCCCTGAGCAGAATAGCGGCTGTAGACCGGCCTCTTCTCCCTGGAGCTGATCAAACATTACAGGGCAGCCTGGAGACCTCTGAGAGTATCACACCTCTCAACAAAGACGGTTGGAGGTGTGAGTCCATTTTCATAATCTAGGACAAATGTGACACACAAAGGCTATTAATAAAGCCAGGACTTGTTGGGGTAGGGAGAGGTGCCAACGGATGATAATGAAGTGATCTTCCTGGGCTTGTGTCTCCAATTAACTGAAAACGTTAAATAAATTCTGGGGTAGTTTGCAAAAACTGTATGACCTTACACATGGGTGGATTAATTCACTTGCTATTATAAAGTGAAAATTGTGGATACATTCTACATGCAGTGTGGACTGAAGATTTTGATTATGCTGATCCAAATTGTTTCAAATTCTCCAACTTACCTGAAAAAATTTTGGAGGAGGGCATGGTAGGAAATTCGGGTGTGTCTAAGTCATGTGGCTTTGAACCTAAGCTTTATAATGAAGTATTAGCCTACAACTTAGGGTTGATTTTTGAATAATTATCCCTCTTCGATTTCTTATTAATAGGTGAGAACTGTAATACTATCATTTAGAAGTGAATCAGatattatacaaataaaatttttacattGAAGGTGGCTTACCAAAACTTCATTAAGCTAGATATCGTATAGATAGAACCACAAGGAAACACCTTAATCTTTATGCCAAGTGTGCTTATgtagcacatgaacacacacacacacacgcgcgcgcgcacacacacacacacacacacacacacacacagagttatatATAGGACCTAATGTATGCATACTGAGAAGTGAACTatattagttctctctctctctctctctctctctctctctctctctctctctctctctctctctgtgtgtgtgtgtgtgtgtgtgtgtgtgtgtttccctatGTTAGTATGTAAAGACTTTCAGCTCCTTTGAGAATGGCAAATCAGGGCAAATTCAATTCTAGGAATTTAATGAGCACCTTTAAACCTCAGAATATAGGGTTTAAAATGAGAGGAGACATTTGTTTCCTTTGAGATCCTTAGTTAGAGAGACTATGCTTCATGCTCTGCCTCCTGACAGTTTCAAAACGTGGTTTAGATAGAGTTGCCATTCAACTGTGACATACTAGAGGGATAACTAGTGTCACTGAACCTGGCATTACTAAGAAGAATGGGTTATAGATTCTTAATAGCCAGCTCATCCTCCAAAAGCTTTAAAAACAATGAGCCAAATAAAGACGATCCTAGAGGGATGGGTTAGTCAGATAATGTGTGCACTAATTATTCATAATAAGTTACCGGAGCTGAAAAGACCTACACAAGGACAATTTCCAGGAAATTTTGCCTAAGAAGATAGAAGATTCCATACTTCCAAGTGCTGAAGCAGGGACCAAAATGTACCTGTTAGCATTGCTGTTACTGATCCTGATGAAAGAGTAATAAAGAACTTATTATCTTTGCTCTTTGCTGACACAAAGTGATAAAGAGATTCATTCAAATGAATAGTAGGTAGATGGGGCTGCCCAGGGTAAGACTTTTTTCAGATAGAAAACACTTTAAGTGGGCACAGGAAATGTCACTCCCAAGCAAGGAGTCGGTGTTTGCAAAATGAAAGGATGGCATGGGAGTCTGGGAAAAACTTTACATGTGTTTCAGGATGTGTTCTCCTCAGCATCTTCCAGATTCACATTGAATTTTGATGGATATCTACTATGATCAAGATGGTATTCTCAAACCAATAATACTTGGCATGTACCCAGTTtgccttatatttttatttatgtcctATTTActaaatatccacttataagcaaataagcacattcacacacagtatCCTATGTaaaactccttttctttttttttttgtggaaaggtttctaaaaaacACAATTTTATTCAGATCTTAATGAAActatatgtgaatatattataAACAGAGGAAGTTAGCAAAACTGAAGTAATATTACACAGTATAATAATATTGTTTATCTTCTGCCATTCAACAATATACACTATACAGTATCACTTGTTTCAATACTCATTTGCTTCCCTTTAAGTAGGCCTGATGCCAATTTATTGCTCATGAAAAAGACATTGCTATTCATACTCTATCTGTAGTTTTCTTGAGTGaaatctccttttctttcttaggtGGTGGCATAGTTTTTAAGCACCCATGCTACGAGCTCAGTCTTTAAGTGTTGACTGAACTGTTTAAAACTTGTGCTTTTCAATCTCACCTTCCTCATTCAATAATAGAATCCCAGAAACTTCCACCCCAGCTAGAAGAATGAACTCATCAGTTGAAACCTTTGATCTGTTTTAGAACACTTCTCCCAATTAGTCATGACCCAACCCCCATTTGTGAATGTTACTCACACTCTGTGTGCCAttagaaaataaaaccagaatgTACATCTCATAGCTCCAATAATCCAGcaaagagtcacacacacacacacaaactcacagtcTTTCCCTTGCCAAAAGGTGGGCTTCAAAATATACTCAAGTGAGAAAATCCATTCATGTGGTAATAGcccatttaaaatgtgttttttataTTCTTCCCCAATACCTAGGGGAGCTCGATTGTTAATAATTAATTGTTAAAAATTATATTGAAGGCATGCTAGATTTGAGATGATTCTGACTTCTATGAAATCTGTTTAGAGGCTGCATACCATGGTATGGCAACATAACTATATTTGGTGGCAACTGACTCAAACTGAAGAATTTGTGAACAATTCACTTAACATAAATGAAACCTATGCTATAAAATTTAGAAGAGCTGTcttaaatttaaatatgtagACTTTCACCTTCtcaagaaaatagaaatttaaatgtaCCCTTTTGAAGGGCAAAGGCATCTTTCCTCAAAGGTCTACACTCCCCTCACCCACACATCACCTTCTTCTTCTCACTAATGATGCATTTCTGCAAACATACTTAAAAATATGAACTGAAAAAACCAGTGTGACTCACTCACTGACAACATTCAGGAGGGTTGGTTCATAAACTTAGAGCGCACTAGATCATAATGTAGCAATACAAAAATTTTCCTCTgtgagaatacaaaaaaaaaaaagatcaaagtaAATTTACTTAGCTTTCATGGTTTGTTCTGTCGACATCACTGCTTGTTCTAGGAGAGATGGTATTCACCTGGAGACAGCGTTTTACCATAGGAGTGGATGAAGACAGCTAACAGAAAGGGAGGGTCATTCAATTGCCCACACCCTTTACTCTCCACTATGTTTCTTCTCTCTGGCTTTTGTCAGGTTGGCATGTTGTCTGCAGTCCCTCACCTTGTCATGACAATCATTGTGCCTATCGGGGGGCAAATTGCAGATTTCCTAAGGAGCAAGCAAATTCTCTCAACAACTACAGTGAGAAAGATCATGAATTGTGGGGGTAAGTGCATGTGAACTAGTAAGCATATGCTGCTGTTTTGGGGTCctgtgatacacatacacaaatatgatTTTTGATGTGTGCCAGGCTACTTCATGCCAGTTAGATATGGACCTTCATAGTTCATTTCGGACCATTTTCCCATGGCCAAGTTTTCCAAAACTCATTATAAGGCACTGTTCAACAATGTCATTTGAATATATTGTAACTAAACCTCTAAGTACAAAAACTTTAGATCAATTTGGATTTGAAAGTATATAACAGAGTCTGCAATATAATCTGTGGCATAAATTATTAACACTATGTCTCTCTAAGGTACACTGTCCAAATTGGTATGAGTAAGAAATGTTAGTATTTTTGTTTCACTAGTAATTTTATTCTGGAGTTTAGTCTGACTTAAGCTTGTACAGGTTTTCTGCATATTGACACAGTGACAGGGTTCATATGTGTAGCTGCCCTTCTGTGTCTAGAGGAAACTCTTTCCTTGCAGTTACCCACTGCCTCCGtgtcttataatctttctgtgaCCTCTTCCATAATGATCCCCGGGCATttgaagaggtgtgtgtgtgtgtgtgtgtgtgtgtgtgtgtgtgtgtgtgtgtatggtatatatgtTTTGTTTAGTGCTGAGATTCGCAGTctcttatttccttcaccttGACCCATTTTGAGTCTCTCTGTTGATCAACATTTACTGTAAGCAGAAGCTTCTCTGCTTACAGAGATAACTTAATAAGCGGGTTTCCTGATAAGTCATTAGGAGTTGGTTTAATAGTATGTTGATTTAGCAGAGTTAATAGTAGACGGTTCTTGGCCCAATAATGGTTGTTAATCACATTACATTTATGGCCCTCTTGCACTGCAAGGAGGCAGGCATCAGGTCCCACCACAGCTAAGGAAATAGTGTCATTGATAGccactgagagagggagaatcagttttaTTAAAGAGTATAATTCTTAATaagttgaccatgctccagtggaaggCTACATACCCAATAATATATGGGCACTACAAATTTGACTTGATAGgttaaacaacacacacacacacacacacacacacacacacacacacacatgtgggtgGGTAAGAAACTGGGGGTGGTTTTGGAAAGGTTGGGGGAGGAAATGAGTATGATCAAAGCACACTGTAAGAaaatctcaaagaactaataaaagaaTTCTTATAAAAGGTTACAGAAATTTCTGCAATACTCTCCTATGTTTTTGCCTTCAAAGGTTTTGGCATGGAAGCCACGCTGCTTCTGGTTGTTGGCTACTCTCATACTAGAGGGGTGGCCATCTCCTTCTTGGTGCTTGCAGTAGGATTCAGTGGATTTGCTATCTCTGGTAAGACCCTTGCTTTTTTGTCTTCCTATACTACATCTTGATCTTTACTAGTAATTATCTATGTGCTGGGCAACACTTAGAGCATTTAGAAACATCACTTAGCTTTATTACTGTTCACCTTTCTCCCCActgaccttttctttctttgttatacCCGATCCATTTGTTAAGAGAATGTTTGCAGTGAGTCATGTTAAGTGTAGGAAAAGACAATGCACACCCTGTCCTTCCCACGGTGTCCTTGATTCTCCATTGTGAAAAGCTGACTGTTTAGCATATAGTATGTACTCAGTGTCTTCTGGGATGGTGTGATCTGAAGTTCTGTACCAGGGACTTGCTTCTTACAAGTTTATGTTGCCTTGAGCCAAAGCTTCTGTGTATATTTCAGGTTTCAATGTTAATCACTTGGATATTGCTCCAAGATATGCCAGTATCTTAATGGGCATTTCAAATGGCGTTGGCACGCTGTCGGGGATGGTTTGCCCTATCATTGTTGGTGCAATGACAAAGAATAAGGTAAGAGTGAGAGCCTTCCCATAGCCAAAGATTCACTCTTATAGCTGGGATGTAGCTTTCCTGTTCTCTTTTTGGTAGTGtttcctccccaccacacacatacacttttaaGTAGGAAGGACAAATGAAGTTCTGAGGGACAGATCTCTATAGTAGCTCCAATATGATCCACCTCCACAATAATTAAGCAAGCtgtttctcaagctcttccaatatctactatttatttatttatttatttatttagacatgTTAATTAGCCAATCTAGGGCCTTATACAAAATATAAGGTATCTTATGATGTCCCTGTTATGACAAGCTTATCACCCCAAACTCTGCAAACCTCTCCCCTATGTTATAACATAGATAAGCAGCTTTCCCCGGCTTTATTTGTCGACCTCAATTCAGATTCCGAGGTAGTTTTATGAGGAAGGCTACTATTGTCTTGAGGACAGAATGGAAATGAAGAATATGAATGAGAAAGGCAAACCAACGATGAGTTGGCTGAGATGGTTGGTACATGCCTATCACTCGGGCCCTGGGGAGAAAGAATCGGGAGAAATCTCAGTTCAAGACCAGCAGCTCAGTTACTTAGCTACCGCATGCAATCAAAAAAGAggcaagaaaaaaagagagagagagacagacagagagacagagagagagagagagagagagagagagagagagagagagagagaggcaagtctagagaataattaataaaaaggggAAATTCTTAAACTCTGCAGCCTATAGGTGTATTTGAAATGTTATTTTCAAAACTTtatcttaaaatagaaaataataaagcaaatagTTTTATTTCGAAGCTGTTCACATGACATGGCTAATCCCAAAGATAGCACTTAGTGCAAAGCACGCTAGCAGAGTGCTCGCCTGCTCGCTTACTCCATCGCTCGCCCGCTCGCTCGCAGGGTGGCTTTTCGGTTTGGGGATTTGCTCTCACACCTTTGCTTTTCTCACCACAGTCCCGTGAAGAATGGCAGTATGTCTTCCTCATTGCTGCACTCGTCCACTATGGTGGAGTCATATTTTATGCACTATTTGCCTCAGGAGAGAAACAACCTTGGGCAGACCCTGAGGAAACAAGCGAAGAAAAATGTGGCTTCATTCACGAAGATGAACTGGATGAAGAAACGGGGGACATCACTCAGAATTACATAAATTACGGTACCACCAAATCTTACGGTGCtacctcacaggagaatggaggcTGGCCTAACGGctgggagaaaaaggaagaatttGTGCAAGAAGGTGCGCAAGACGCGTACACCTATAAGGACCGAGATGATTATTCATAACGATGCTAGTTGCTGGATTCATTTGTAGTGTTTGTGAATCAATTAATTGTGAttgcacaaaaataattttaaaaatgtggtgtGAACATGTAAACATATCAACCAAGCAAGTCTTGctgttcaaaaacaaaaacaaaaaaatctgaattCAAAACAGACCATGAGATTCCCATCAAGTGCAATCTGTGGCAGTTGTCACGTTATGCCGTCTTCATTCAGGCCATTTGTCCTTTCGTTTGTGATTTAAAGGTTTCCTGTAGAAATAAGTAGGTATTCGTTGGACCCATCACCATTTTAGAGAGCACAACTACAACAGTTGGCACATGTCATCCTACAGAAGTTAGGAAGCCAAAGCTACTGGATCATGCAAACTGCACTTATTTATTACACTGGACTGCAAACTATCCCAGGGAAAGCCTGTCTAGAGACATAGTGGAACAGGAAAGATGGCTAGATCAGGTATTGACTATAATCATTATGTGTCTATCATGGAGTGGCTATATCTTTCAATGAAGAACTATATTGTGTAGCTAGCAAACTGTACTGAACTCTTACTAGGAGTGCACAGTGTGTGATATTTTGTGATCTTCCAAAAGCTTATCTTGCAGTGTTTTGTGAAATGCTTGGGCACAAACACTTATTTTTATGAATGAGAGCTTGTAAAGGGAGGGGTATGCTCCATGCTCCCCCATTCACTACCTGACAGTATCAAACCCTTCACATTTCAATAAAATCCAACTTTCATGTAACATAtcacataactttttttttttgcaaaaaaataagaagaaatagacttcaatgtattttttattacaaCTTTGTACTGGTTGTAACTTGCATTAGGAAAAAATGattaatatatgtataatcataaagaatctaataaaaatttactaTGATGATATAGCCCTTAAAATgcaatattaacaaaataaatagaaaatttagATAATCTTCCTTGATAACTAGAGACTATATGAAACTCATGCCACAAAGCTATATATAATATGAAGAGATAAACAATAGAGATTCTATATGTAGACAATTTTATTACCTAATGTCCCACATAAGAGATATTTGTCTTGAGTATATAgtacaaaatatattaaaattatatctaCATCCCTGTATATCTTATACATATCCACTCACACGAACATAACAAATACTTTTCACACAGAACCAAAAACAAGCATACACCTAATGTTGGGTTTGGGGATTGCAATTTCTACTTTCATAGAGTCATAGAAttttagatggaaaaaaaaaagcattttgctCGTCATTTCTTAATATAATTCAACAGGAACTGCAACATTTGTGTACCAAGCAATAAGTGCAAAGCATAAAACCTCCTGTGTGTAAATTATCCCCATGTTGCTTGTGGTAgcagtgatttctttcttttaaaaaagttaacCTCAGAGCTCTTTCTAATGTTTTGCGCTGATAAGAATGCACATCCCAATTTACTGCAAAATGTCACCTGGTGTGTTTACCTGTCAGTTTTGGGTATTTGATCTGTCTGGTGTCCTGTGCTCTTGACTGGAGGCCCTGCTACTGCAAATATACAATGTGAAGTTTGTTTCTAAATGCAAACCACTCCTGACCTTAAGAAACTGAAGTCCCTCTCTGCTTTGTGTCTCAGAGTACTATCATGTGACCATAACCTTTGCTGTGCTGAGTAAAGAGATGTGAACTGTCATTTTGTTGCTGCAAAACAAGTGttaataaaatgttctatttACCCTTTTGTAAAATCAGTACATTATTTCCGGTGTGGTTTGGCTTGTCGCTTTAACATTAGGTAGCTTACGCATGTTCCAGTGGTGCCAAATATAGGCTCAGCAGTAACAGACTTGCTAGTTAGTGCCTTGGGATTTAATCCTCTTCTTTAGATGGGAGACCTGATTCTGTAGGCAGAGTTTAAGCTCAGAAGTGAGACTATGGGTCAAACTCTATCTTTCAATAGCTGTGTCATCAAAGCTGCTGCGAAATTTAAAGCAAAGTTTGGAAATAAGTTTCAACTTGTCAGTTCAACACTGCCAAAGTACTTTCATTGGCCACAGAGCCTGGGCTAGGTACTGCCAGTCACTTTTAGTGACTGTCCCTGATGTTATGTAAACCCACAGTGGCTCTCTAAAGCCCGGTATCCATATATTCCCAGTTTAGAAACAACAAACCAAGAGAAGCTTGAAAAGTCTAAttctgcaaaaaaataaaatatagctaCGATGTTAAATGTGTTAGGCAAACTATTCAACAgtgaggaagacatctgatggAATATGTGTATCACCTGAAACACAGCCAGAGCTCAGAGTCTGTATTTTAGAGACGTGAAAATATAAGCTTGTGCGATGGCTCATAATCTATATGGAACCTAGCGAGagtcaggagctggagagatagctcagtgcctAAGTACATCATGCTTTGCCACAGGACCACAGTGCTGTTCTGGGCACTtacattgggtggctcacaatcacctgcaaTTCAAGCTCCATCCAGGAGAAGTGGCAACCTCTTCTGGAATCTGTAGGCACTTCTCTCACATGTTAGGTGTGCTTgcccatacaaacacacacacacacacacacacacacacacacacacacacacacagagagagagagataaaatctTAGTTAAATATTTAGAATCTGTGTGTGAAGTGACCATAAAATCAGATCCCTGATACCGTACTGCTCAAAGGACTTGTGTGATGTGTTAGTTGACACTgctgtttaatagctgagaacACTGGAGATCTGCAGGGAGGATCAGACTT
This Mus musculus strain C57BL/6J chromosome 7, GRCm38.p6 C57BL/6J DNA region includes the following protein-coding sequences:
- the Slc17a6 gene encoding vesicular glutamate transporter 2 isoform 2 (isoform 2 is encoded by transcript variant 2), producing the protein MSGLGFCISFGIRCNLGVAIVDMVNNSTIHRGGKVIKEKAKFNWDPETVGMIHGSFFWGYIITQIPGGYIASRLAANRVFGAAILLTSTLNMLIPSAARVHYGCVIFVRILQGLVEGVTYPACHGIWSKWAPPLERSRLATTSFCGSYAGAVIAMPLAGILVQYTGWSSVFYVYGSFGMVWYMFWLLVSYESPAKHPTITDEERRYIEESIGESANLLGAMEKFKTPWRKFFTSMPVYAIIVANFCRSWTFYLLLISQPAYFEEVFGFEISKVGMLSAVPHLVMTIIVPIGGQIADFLRSKQILSTTTVRKIMNCGGFGMEATLLLVVGYSHTRGVAISFLVLAVGFSGFAISGFNVNHLDIAPRYASILMGISNGVGTLSGMVCPIIVGAMTKNKSREEWQYVFLIAALVHYGGVIFYALFASGEKQPWADPEETSEEKCGFIHEDELDEETGDITQNYINYGTTKSYGATSQENGGWPNGWEKKEEFVQEGAQDAYTYKDRDDYS
- the Slc17a6 gene encoding vesicular glutamate transporter 2 isoform X1, whose protein sequence is MLVLEKKQDNRETIELTEDGKPLEVPEKKAPLCDCTCFGLPRRYIIAIMSGLGFCISFGIRCNLGVAIVDMVNNSTIHRGGKVIKEKAKFNWDPETVGMIHGSFFWGYIITQIPGGYIASRLAANRVFGAAILLTSTLNMLIPSAARVHYGCVIFVRILQGLVEGVTYPACHGIWSKWAPPLERSRLATTSFCGSYAGAVIAMPLAGILVQYTGWSSVFYVYGSFGMVWYMFWLLVSYESPAKHPTITDEERRYIEESIGESANLLGAMEKFKTPWRKFFTSMPVYAIIVANFCRSWTFYLLLISQPAYFEEVFGFEISKVGMLSAVPHLVMTIIVPIGGQIADFLRSKQILSTTTVRKIMNCGGFGMEATLLLVVGYSHTRGVAISFLVLAVGFSGFAISGFNVNHLDIAPRYASILMGISNGVGTLSGMVCPIIVGAMTKNKSREEWQYVFLIAALVHYGGVIFYALFASGEKQPWADPEETSEEKCGFIHEDELDEETGDITQNYINYGTTKSYGATSQENGGWPNGWEKKEEFVQEGAQDAYTYKDRDDYS